The Streptomyces venezuelae genomic interval CATCCTGAGCGGTGAGCCCGAGCACTTCCCCCAGTCGCAGACCGGTACCGGCCGCGAGCATCACCACGGGGCGCAGTTCATCGGGTGCGGTCTTGATGAGCAGAGAAACCTCATGGCTCGACAGCACCCTGTCTATAGGCTTGTGCTTGCCGCCGTTGGCTTTCACAGGGGAAGAAGGGTCACGGTTTATCAGGCCGTCCTCAATGGCCTTTTGGAGCACGGAATGCAGGTAACCGAGTGCGGTATGCCGGCTGGCCGGTGACAGTTTGGCCATGTGATCACTTGCGAGCCATGCCCGTATCTCGTCAGTCGTGATCTTCCCTACGGGGCGGTGCTGGAAAAAGGGATCGATGTACAGCCGGAAGACGCCGTCAACCTTCAACGCGGAATTCGGCCGGTAGATCCTCTGTGCTCTCCACTGAGCGGCCACCACGTTGAAAAGAGTGTTACCAGCCTTAGGGTCCACGTAGGTTCCCCTACCGAGTTCTATGGCTATTTCAGCCGCTCGCTTCTCGGCGTCGGGCTTCCTGTCGAAGGACTCCGCCCGTTGCCTTCCCATGGTGTCGCGGTAGCGCACCTTCCAGCGCTTGCCGACCCCGTGTCGTTGCGTCGCGTAGAGGGCGTGACCCTTGGCCCTGTGGCCGCACGGCCTGTCGTCAGGGCTTGCCGGAGTGTCCCGGTGCCATGCGTCCCATACCTGCACTGTGCTCATGATCCTTTTGCTCCAATTCCCCCTCCCTGTAGTTCAATTCTACTTTTTATCGATGCTTGAAGACAGCCAGGATTCAAGGTCTTTTAGTCGGTAGCGGATGCACTTACCGGCCTTGACGAAAGGTGGACCCTCGCGCCGATAGCGCCAGTTAGCGAGTGTTCCTGTGGAGACTGATAGGTATTCGGCGGCTTGCGTGGTGGTGAGTAGTGACGGGTTACCTTGTGAGGTCCATAGGGCGGATTCCGGCATGGATGATCTCCGGTGACGTGCGGTGAACTTCCCCCTGTCTGAACATTACGGCTGACGGCGTGTGCTGAAACCGGGTTGGGCGTTCCCGTTTCGATCACTCGCCGATGGCTACGCCGGGGCAGCAATCAGGTGCAATGCGTAAGTTGAAATCGAATCAAAGGTCAACCCGCCACTCGTCCTGGCGAAGTAGCGCGCGAGGGGTCATGCTTAGTAAATTGCGTGGGGATATCCAACTTTGATCATGGAATCTCAAGATCGCGGGCAAGGATTCTCGCCATATCGAGCCCATCCGTGAGTTCCTGAGCGCAAGGAAAGAACCCTCCCGCATCGGCGACGGGAGGGTGTTGACCTGCGATTTTGTCTCAACTTTTGTGTCACCACGTGAGATGGATCGGGCCTGCCAGTAGTCCGAGGTACCTATGGGGAGGCTGTGGTGGCTGGCACACTGGCCCGGTTGGTCAGGAGGGGGAGAGGAGTCGAGGTATGAGCGGGAGCCAGTCCTACTGGGTAGCGGAGCAGGGTGACGTGGTGCACCGGTCCGGAGAGTGTCCGGGGTTGGTGTCTGGGCAGCAGGGCAACGAGGCGCAGGGCATCGCGTCCCAGGATGTGATCGAGTTCAGTTCGGAGGCCGAGGCCATCGAGCGGGCCGCCGGGCACCGCATGTGCAGACACCCGAAGTGCGCGCTGTGAGCATACGATCCGCGACCCAGCGGACCGTGAGCGTTGCGAAGAAGGTCTGGCACGGATTCGGCATGGTCTGTGCCGGACTGTTTGTGCTTGTGTTCCCGGCGCTCATGATCTTCGGGATCATCGATGGGATCAAGCGTGACGAACAGGAGGAGCGCGAGAGACAGGCCAGACTGGCGTCGGTGCCGTCAGCGGCGCCTACCACACGTACACCGATCGACTGGAGCTACGAGGGGGCCGTTTGTGCAGACGGCACGCTGTCCTTCTCCATCGGCAAGCAGGGTGCGTGCAGCCATCACGGGGGAGTGGCTGGGAGGTGGAGCGCGGCAGATGGCACGCAGGTCATCTGTCGCAATTCCCCGCCCCGCACTCAAGAGCAGGTTGATCGACAGATGGCAAGGTTTGGTCGCATCGTCTGCTAGTGGTGGTGGCAGGAGCACTGGCACTTACGGGCGAGCAGGATCGAGCCGTCGGAGTGCGGCAGGGGTACGTCCTCGGTCTGTCGGCACCACGCGTGAACGTCCTCGTACCCCTGCCGCTGTCCTAGCCGGCACTCAACTGACAGGACCCGCGTCGTAGCCGCCAAGGCATGCGTCACAGGTTCGGGCAGCGAAGGTGTTCGTACTCCACAAGGGGGCCGGTCCCCTCGACTCGCCCGATGATCCGGATACGGCGTGCGGGCTCCAACTGCTTGATCCCCTGCTTGCACCGGGTGCACGTGTGGCCGCTCGGTACGTAGGTGGAGTACTCGGGAACTCTCGTCTCGCTGCCAGCCATGTGCCGTCTGCCTCCCACACCGTTCGCTTGAGGCTTTGAGCGTGGTCTAGCGCGAGCGTCGGAGGTAGAGGCATCCGTAGGGGCAAGTTCCACACAGTCAACTGCCATTGACCCTTCCGCGCCTTGTCGTGGGGGCATGATGGGTTCCATGTCGATCGGGGCTTTGATCAAGGATCTGCGTACGGCACGAGGCTGGAGCCAGGGGCGGTTAGCGTCGGAGATCAACGACGCCTTCGACACGAACCTTGATCGGGAGTACGTGAGCCGCTGGGAGCGTTCGAAGGTGACGCCAGGGGCGTTCTACCTGCGCTGTCTGGCCGCTGTGCTCGATGTTCCCCTAGCCGTGCTTGAGGACGATGTGAAGCGCCGTACGTTTCTGACTGATGCCGCCGGGGCCGTCATAGCCCCTGTAGTCGCCTCCGACCTCCTGTCGGCAGGGTTCGCCGCACGGCTTGCCGGCGGTCCGGCTGTGGATGCCTGGGAGGCCAAGCTGGCCACGTACGGCACCGACTACATGTCCATGGGCGCCGCTGACATTCAGCGCCGTGTGTCGGGTGAACTCGTGGTGGTTCAGCAACAGTTGGATGACCCACGCTTGTGGTCGGTCGCGTCACGGCTGATGACCCTGTACGCGAAGACGTTCCCGGGGGCGGACGGATCCAAGGCCGTGCACTGGTACCGGATGGCCGCGCAGGCGGCGGACGAGTCCAGGGACACGGATGCGCGGGTGTGGGTGCGGGGCCGTGCCGCTATCGCTCTCGGCTACGAGGGGGCTTCCCTGGGAGTGGCTGACGTGCTCGCCGACCAGGCACTAGCCATCGGCTCCGGCAAGCCCTCCTTGGGCCTGCTGAACGCCATCTACGGCAAGGCTCACGCCGCCGCACTCCGTGGGGACCACCGGTCGGCCCGCGAGCTGGACACGATGGGCTGCCGGATCTTCGACCGAGCAGGTTCGTACGAGCAGACCAGCGACTACGCCGTGCCGTGGTGGCGGTTGAACGTGTTCCGGTCCCTCCTGCTGGCGAGGCTCGGGGATGAGCGCGGGGCCGTGGATGCTCAGGACGCCGCGCGGGCAGAGCTACCGGCCAAGCTTCCTCGGTTCGCGACGCACCTTGAGCTTCACCGGGGCCTGATGCTTGCCCGGTCCGGTGACCCCACAGGGGGCGTGGCCTACGCCCAGGCCGCCATGGACGCGCTACCTCCCGAGAAGCACAGCTTGACGTTGCGCATGCTGATGAGCGAGGTAGCCATGCCGACCACCGTTGCGTGAGTCGGCCTCTAGCCGGTCGGCCGCAGTTCCGTCCGATCGAGCAGTGTCAGACGTGCCCGTTAGGGTGCCCTGCGACGGTGTCGTCCGGTGTTGGAGGAAGCGAAGCATGGCAAGACGGATGCGTGATGAGGCGTTCCGAGTGAAGCAGGAGCAGGGGCGTTACGCCCCTCATGTCCGTCCGGTCAATGAGATGGTCGACGCCTTGCGTGACCAGGAGGGGCGTGGCTGGCTGCCGCATGTGGCGCCCTGGCACGGAGGGGCGGAGGCCCGTGTCCTGTCCGTTCTGCGGGACCCGGGTCCCAAGACGCAGGAAGGCGTCGGCTCGGGATTTCTGTGCGTGGAGAACGACGATCCGACGGCGGAACTTCAGGCACAGATCTTCGAGGAGGCCGGGATAGCGCCTCGTGACATCACACCCTGGAACGCATACCCCTGGTACATCAACCGCTCCCCGAACGCAGCTGAGCTCCAGGCCGGTGCCGAGGTTCTGAAGCGGCTGCTGGGGTTGATGCCGAAGGTCGAGGTCGTGCTCCTCCAGGGCAAGGAAGCCCAGGATGTGTGGCGCCGCCTGCTCAAGTCGCACCCGGATGCCGTCCGCGACAGGACCCTGGAGGTGGTGAGCACCTACCACCCCGGTCGACAGGCCCTCTTCGTGCGGGACCCGGAGGAACGCGCCCGCCGAGCACAGCACCGAATCGACTCCTACCGGAGAGTCGGTGACGCGCTCCGCAGGACTGACGGGGACCTGTAGTTCACTTTCCGCGAAGGCTCGACTTGCGCTCTCAGGTCGAGCCTTCCGCCTATGCGCCGGCGAACGCACTCCGTGACCACAAGAGGACTGCCTGCTATGTCTTAGATGTGAGGTTTAGCCCGTTCCACCTCATGGGTAAGAGTCCGGCGCAACCGCACAGCGGACAGATCAATCAAGATCCAGCGGCATAACCATCGCCAGCACCTTTCCTTGTGCCACCCCGGCCCGTGGAGCCGGGAGCACCGATGCCCCTGTCGTTCGTACACACGCAGGGGCCTTTTTGTTCCCCATTTAGCGTCGCGTCCCAGGGTTGCCCGGCGCGGCACTTGCCAGGTTCCTGAATGGTTCCCCGGGACCCTGGAATTCTGATTACGGGAACCATTCGGCAGGCTCACGTACCGTGACATTCTGGATGGTTCCTCCTGGTTCCCTATTGGTTCCCGCCCCTCGGGGAACCAGGTTGGTCAACCTGGTTCCCACAGTTCCCCCCTAGAAGGGGGAACTGGGAATCAGGTAACCCTATTCTGGCCAGGCTCCCGTGATAGGGAGCGTGCGATCCTCGGATAGGTACGCGAACGGGCATTTGCGGGAGGTTTTCCACGCCCCCGCAGGGGTTTTCATAAACTCCTTGAAAGTTGCATAATTCGAATAATGTGATATTATAGTCTAAGGTGGGTTGAGAATTCGAACCCCATGCAGAAAGGAATCTAACAATGGCAGTAGGAGCCCCACGACTATCACCGGGAGAGGTTACAAAGTTTGTTCGAGTAAATCTCCCTGAAAGCCTCTTGGATGAACTCAAAGAACTATCCGAGAATGAATCCCGTAGCCTGAGCTACCTAGGCCGGGAAGCAATCAAAACGTACCTCTACATGCGACGCGCGCAGCGAATCTGAAAAAGACCACAGGGAGGAGATCGGCGTAAGTGGAGTGAAAGATTGAAAGAGATTGTAAATGAGAACGGCTTCACAGGCGCGCAGATGGCCCTGTATGAAGCCCAGCCCGACTACGGTTGGGAAGCGGTTGACCTAACGAGAGTCTTCGGCGGCGAACGACAGAAATTGCAGCCGACCCTGTGGACTTGCACCAATGGGGTTTCACTTGTCTATCCCGGTTTGAGTCACTCCATTTTCGGGCCGTCCGGATGCGGTAAGTCGCTACTTGTGGATGCGGTCGTCGCCCAGGCAATCCAGGATGACAAGCAAGTCCTCTATCTCGACTACGAGGATATCGCGGACAACGTGGTAGGTGACCGGCTGCATGACACCTTCGGACTCACCATTGACCAGATCGTCAGCAGCCTGGTCTATATGAACCCGGAGATGAAGCCAATTTCCGAGAGGGCGCGGGACCTGTTCGAGAGCCTTGCGTGGCGCGGCGGGTTTGACCTGGTAGTCATCGATGGGGTTAACACGGCTATCTCGTCATGGGGCGGTCTCAACTCCAACTCGACCGATGACGTCACCCTGTGGGACTTGGAGGTTGTCCGGCCATTCACAAGGGCCGGCTGCGCCGTACTCATGGTCGACCACATCGGGAAGGACACCGCATCGGGTTTTGCCATCGGTTCTCAGGCCAAGAGAGCCGTACTCACCGGATGTGCCTTTCAGGCCAAGAACGTCCGCCCGTTCGGCAAGGGCCGTAAGGGAATCCTGGATATCACTCTGGCCGACAAGGACCGTGGCGGAGAGGTGCAGCGCCACGCGGACGAACGAACTCGTCTTGTCTGCCGGTTCACACTTGACGACACCAACCCCGAGGCCGACCCCCTGTGGTCTCTGGAGAATTTCTCAGACCGTGACGAAATCCCCTTCCATGTACCGTCAGACACGGCAGAGGAGAAAAGGGCCGCTGTGTTGGAGTTCGTCCAGAACAACCCCGGATGCAATTCAAACAGCATCAGCAATGGAGTCGTGGGCAAGCGAGCCCTTATCGGCAAGGTGCTCCATGAACTGGTAGCGGACGGGAAGATCACTCGGGAGATGCGCCCAAGCCGCTCGGGAAGAATTCAGTACGCCCACTTCGTGGATGAACTGATTCTGAAACCGATCACAGAAGAGGAAGAGTAGGCGTTAGGCTTAGCTCGAAGCATAAGAGGGCAGGATTGAGATAATGATTCGCGATGGCACTATATACAGCAGGAAAGTTCCTGGAAGAACTCAACGAGAAAATCAGCGACGTATGTCCTGACCACACCTGTAAGCACAAAGAATGCCGAGAGTGGGAAAAGGGAATGGAAACCTACCGAAAGATCGCACACGCGAAAGTTTGTAACTGTGAGGATTGTGTATGGACGGGAGTGACCGCTATCTAGCGGGCTGTGCCATCTGTCGAAAAGGGCGCAAGATTAGAAGTTTTTACTCAGAGCCTTCCCGTAATAAGGAGTACACAGAGGTGCATTTCTACGAATGCCCAGACTGTGGTGTCCCGTTCCGTAAGTTTTGGTCCACAGATCACGTCGAGAGGGCTCAAGCGGCCCTTGATGATGCCCACTTGCCGGCTCGGTTCCGCCGAGCTCGCGATCCCTACGAAACTAAATTCGGAGAGAAGAAGAGGATAAATGAAAAGAGAGAAGAAGCCGGACCCTAAGGGGTTGAAGGACCTGGGGACCTTCCTTGAGCCCGATGATTTCCCTGTGGAACCGGACTACTCTGACGACGACGTTACTCTTTGCCGGAATCACTTTCACAGACCTAGAACCCGCCGAAGCGTAGACGGAGGCACTGTCAAGCTCGGGACTTGGTGCCTGATCCCGGACGGGGGCGGGGGGATTCTGGAGAAGAAGGGCCCCCGCCGAGGCGGCATCGTCAAAAAGGTAAGCTACTTTCCCGCGACCGGGGAAACCCTCCGAGAGGAATACTAAGAATGACTGAGAACAAGTACAACGATCCCGACCGAGTCGAGATCGAACAATATTCGCTGGATTACCTCCGACGCCTAAGAGCATCAGGCCAGAACGCTGAGTTGGTTCGACTACATGAGGCCGGGCATTTCCGCCTGGCCATCGAAGAGGAACGCCAGACCAAGGCCGAGAACCGCAAGTACAGCCGCCAGAAGGGCGTACAGCAAGCGGGAAGCCAGAAGGGCCTAGCCGACAAGCTGGAAGCTGAGGAGGCCGCAAAGGTCACCGGCAAGGCCGCCAAGAAGAAGCAAGCCCTGGACATGCTGCGCCGACTTGGCATCGACCCCGAAGACCTGAAATAGGGAATAGTCGCTACCTGAATCATTGCACAAAAAAGCCACACACCGACCAGGCCAGTTAAAGGGGGTGTGTGGCTTCTTCTGTGATATACGTGACGCGCCGGGAAGCCTTGTCGCGCACTTCCAATTGTACCTTATCCGCTATGCGCTTTCGCGTTTCTCGATTTCTGCGAGGATGCGTCGTCTGCGTGAGTCTTCGCGGCGACAGGATATGCAGTACCCCGACCCGCCTTTCGGCCACTCGGAAGGTGTGTAGAGGTGTCGTGGCTTGTACCGGCGACATAGAGAGCAGCGCCGCAAGGCCCCGTAAGCATGCCTGTTTTCCTCGTAGTCCACGGGGAGGCCGTAGACGTTAAAGATAATCCCGTCGGATTCCCCGGCCGCGCTCGCAAATCTCTTCTTCCTGGGTGCCATTCGTCTTTCCTCTCGATGCTTGGCTATATGGGAAATTCTATGGTTCTATTTTAAGCGATATGAGGAAGAGCGCTTTTCGTCTCGTGAGGTGCCACCGCCCCAAACGATCATGGGACCCAAAATCTAAATTACCTCAAAATCCAAAGGTGCAGGGTCCCCTTTCGTTAGGGTCCCTTTGTGGAATCTCGTTTCGGGTTTCGAATTGAAGTCGAGATTGCATCGATCTTTCTTGATTTCATGGAAACGATCGATGCTGAGACCTTCGAACATGTCTCGACGCTCTGTGACCTCGACAGACTGTGTGAACGAACGATTCGAATCGAACGAAACGATCATGACCTCGACTCCTCATCCTTGAGACCCACACCACCTACACCCCAACCCACACCGACACCTGATCTCCCGAACTGTCTTTGTGTGAGTTGTTTCAACGAAACCTCGAAACGACTTCAACCGAAACCAAGAGTCGAATCGGTGATCAATGAGACTCGAAGATCGCGACAGACTGACATTCACGTACGACCCACACGCGACCTTGTGACTGCGTGGGTGCGTCGTCGCCCATGGAGTCCCTGTGTGCCTGCGTGAGGGACGTTCCTGTCTGGGGTGGGGTTGTGGTCGGATCGCGTCGTGGTAGTGGCTTGTGTGGCCGTACAGCGATTCCAAGATCACGAGGTCGCATCAGAGGTCACATGGCGACACGAGACCGAGGAACCGAACCGAAGATCGGTTCACGCTCGGTTCACAAGACCTCGTGATCATGCGTGGTGTCGAGTGATCCTGAGTTACCCGGATTCCTTGCGTCCCTTGGGGTTCCGATGGATCACCCCAGGTAGGAAAGTCGTGCTGTACGACACGGGGGATCGTCCAGGACAGGCGGCTTCATCGCTTCCCTCCCATTCTCCTCCGGCGGTACGTCAGGACGGCCGCGACCACGCAGCACCAGCCGAGCAGCCAGCCGCCGAGCACGTCCGACGTCCAGTGCACGCCCAGATAGATCCGCGTCCAGCCGACCCCGAGCACCGACACGACCGCGACGCTCGTGAGGACGGCCCAGCCGCGCCACTCCGCCCGCCAGTGCAGCGCGAGCACCCACAGCAGCAG includes:
- a CDS encoding tyrosine-type recombinase/integrase, translating into MSTVQVWDAWHRDTPASPDDRPCGHRAKGHALYATQRHGVGKRWKVRYRDTMGRQRAESFDRKPDAEKRAAEIAIELGRGTYVDPKAGNTLFNVVAAQWRAQRIYRPNSALKVDGVFRLYIDPFFQHRPVGKITTDEIRAWLASDHMAKLSPASRHTALGYLHSVLQKAIEDGLINRDPSSPVKANGGKHKPIDRVLSSHEVSLLIKTAPDELRPVVMLAAGTGLRLGEVLGLTAQDVDLERKLLHVRQQWLLKQGELGPLKTESSRRTVPLADVLVTMLRPFVEGAESSSAPHLLFTLGRRVEGMWAKAVKGAGVTARFHDLRHHFASVLIGSGADVKAVQKILGHTSAAMTLDTYAHYFHGTADDTVRAAIQGSFGQDHEPVVHPDHGSEA
- a CDS encoding helix-turn-helix domain-containing protein → MPESALWTSQGNPSLLTTTQAAEYLSVSTGTLANWRYRREGPPFVKAGKCIRYRLKDLESWLSSSIDKK
- a CDS encoding DUF3761 domain-containing protein; amino-acid sequence: MSVAKKVWHGFGMVCAGLFVLVFPALMIFGIIDGIKRDEQEERERQARLASVPSAAPTTRTPIDWSYEGAVCADGTLSFSIGKQGACSHHGGVAGRWSAADGTQVICRNSPPRTQEQVDRQMARFGRIVC
- a CDS encoding helix-turn-helix domain-containing protein; the encoded protein is MSIGALIKDLRTARGWSQGRLASEINDAFDTNLDREYVSRWERSKVTPGAFYLRCLAAVLDVPLAVLEDDVKRRTFLTDAAGAVIAPVVASDLLSAGFAARLAGGPAVDAWEAKLATYGTDYMSMGAADIQRRVSGELVVVQQQLDDPRLWSVASRLMTLYAKTFPGADGSKAVHWYRMAAQAADESRDTDARVWVRGRAAIALGYEGASLGVADVLADQALAIGSGKPSLGLLNAIYGKAHAAALRGDHRSARELDTMGCRIFDRAGSYEQTSDYAVPWWRLNVFRSLLLARLGDERGAVDAQDAARAELPAKLPRFATHLELHRGLMLARSGDPTGGVAYAQAAMDALPPEKHSLTLRMLMSEVAMPTTVA
- a CDS encoding uracil-DNA glycosylase translates to MRDQEGRGWLPHVAPWHGGAEARVLSVLRDPGPKTQEGVGSGFLCVENDDPTAELQAQIFEEAGIAPRDITPWNAYPWYINRSPNAAELQAGAEVLKRLLGLMPKVEVVLLQGKEAQDVWRRLLKSHPDAVRDRTLEVVSTYHPGRQALFVRDPEERARRAQHRIDSYRRVGDALRRTDGDL
- a CDS encoding AAA family ATPase, which gives rise to MKEIVNENGFTGAQMALYEAQPDYGWEAVDLTRVFGGERQKLQPTLWTCTNGVSLVYPGLSHSIFGPSGCGKSLLVDAVVAQAIQDDKQVLYLDYEDIADNVVGDRLHDTFGLTIDQIVSSLVYMNPEMKPISERARDLFESLAWRGGFDLVVIDGVNTAISSWGGLNSNSTDDVTLWDLEVVRPFTRAGCAVLMVDHIGKDTASGFAIGSQAKRAVLTGCAFQAKNVRPFGKGRKGILDITLADKDRGGEVQRHADERTRLVCRFTLDDTNPEADPLWSLENFSDRDEIPFHVPSDTAEEKRAAVLEFVQNNPGCNSNSISNGVVGKRALIGKVLHELVADGKITREMRPSRSGRIQYAHFVDELILKPITEEEE